A genomic segment from Pseudomonas sp. S09G 359 encodes:
- a CDS encoding calcium:proton antiporter encodes MLTFLKQEKFMLLALIAAIAAYPLEHWMLHSGQTVALLAGVALIGFIVVASMRVAHHAEQLAEKVGDPYGTMILTLAAVLVEVVILAIMMSNEPSPTLVRDTIYSAVMLDINGILGLAALMGGIKHGEQSYNDDSARTYSVMILTAMGVSMVVPEFIPEADWKIYSAFTIGAMVVLYTLFLRMQVGPHSYFFSYSYPEKRRKKLPEEEQAPPVNLAFSIGTLVFGVIVIGALAEVMSKTLDLGLEGTGAPPVITAIVVAAISAAPEILTALRAALANRMQSVVNIALGASLSTVILTVPVMEAMALYTGQPFQMAMTPVQTVMVFITLIVSAINLNDGETNAIEGMTHFVLFATFIMLSLLGL; translated from the coding sequence ATGCTCACCTTCCTCAAGCAAGAAAAATTCATGCTACTGGCGCTGATTGCCGCCATCGCCGCCTACCCGCTGGAGCACTGGATGCTCCATAGCGGGCAAACCGTCGCACTGCTGGCCGGCGTGGCGCTGATCGGCTTTATCGTGGTGGCGTCGATGCGCGTGGCGCACCATGCCGAGCAACTCGCGGAAAAAGTCGGTGACCCCTACGGCACCATGATCCTGACGCTGGCCGCCGTACTGGTGGAAGTGGTGATCCTGGCGATCATGATGAGCAACGAGCCGTCGCCGACCCTGGTGCGCGACACCATCTACTCGGCGGTGATGCTCGATATCAACGGCATCCTCGGTTTGGCCGCGCTGATGGGCGGCATCAAGCATGGTGAACAGTCCTACAACGACGATTCGGCGCGCACCTACAGCGTGATGATCCTAACCGCCATGGGTGTTTCCATGGTGGTGCCGGAATTTATCCCCGAAGCCGACTGGAAAATTTACTCAGCCTTCACCATCGGCGCGATGGTGGTGCTCTACACCTTGTTCCTGCGCATGCAGGTGGGGCCGCACAGTTATTTCTTCAGCTACAGCTACCCGGAAAAACGCCGCAAGAAATTGCCGGAAGAAGAGCAAGCGCCGCCGGTGAACCTGGCATTTTCCATCGGCACGCTGGTGTTCGGCGTGATTGTAATTGGCGCGCTGGCCGAGGTGATGTCCAAGACCCTCGACCTGGGCCTGGAAGGCACAGGCGCACCGCCGGTGATCACGGCGATTGTGGTCGCGGCCATTTCGGCGGCGCCGGAAATTCTGACCGCGTTGCGCGCGGCGTTGGCCAACCGCATGCAGTCGGTGGTGAACATTGCATTGGGCGCGTCGTTGTCGACGGTCATCTTGACGGTGCCGGTGATGGAGGCCATGGCGCTCTACACCGGCCAGCCCTTCCAGATGGCGATGACGCCGGTGCAGACCGTCATGGTGTTTATCACGCTGATTGTCAGCGCGATCAACCTCAACGATGGCGAAACCAACGCCATCGAAGGGATGACCCATTTCGTGCTGTTCGCGACGTTTATCATGCTGTCGTTGTTGGGGCTGTAA
- a CDS encoding 8-oxoguanine deaminase translates to MPATRIWLKNPLAIFTANGLDARGGLVLQDGVITEVLGWGKEPAVPCGHVFDAREHVILPGLINTHHHFYQTLTRAWAPVVNQPLFPWLKTLYPVWARLTPEKLALASKVALAELLLSGCTTAADHHYLFPDGLENAIDVQVESVRELGMRAMLTRGSMSLGEADGGLPPQQTVQQGQVILDDSQRLIREYHERGDGAQIQIALAPCSPFSVTPEIMRASAELADQLDVRLHTHLAETLDEEDFCLQRFGLRTVDYLDSVGWLGPRTWLAHGIHFNPDEIARLGAAGTGICHCPSSNMRLASGICPTLDLLAAGAPIGLGVDGSASNDASNMILEARQALYIQRLRYGAEKITPKGVLGWATKGSAQLLGRTDIGELAVGKQADLALFKLDELRFSGSHDPLSALLLCGADRADRVMIGGKWRVIDGQVEGLDLKGLIADHSRAARALIAGT, encoded by the coding sequence ATGCCTGCGACCCGTATCTGGTTAAAAAACCCCCTCGCGATTTTCACTGCCAATGGCCTCGACGCCCGTGGCGGCCTGGTGCTGCAAGACGGTGTGATCACCGAAGTGCTGGGCTGGGGAAAAGAGCCCGCTGTGCCCTGTGGGCACGTGTTCGACGCCCGCGAACATGTGATCCTGCCCGGCCTGATCAATACCCACCACCATTTCTACCAGACCCTGACGCGCGCCTGGGCGCCGGTGGTCAATCAGCCGCTGTTTCCCTGGCTGAAAACCCTGTACCCGGTATGGGCGCGACTGACCCCGGAAAAACTCGCCCTGGCGTCGAAAGTCGCACTCGCCGAATTGCTCCTGTCGGGCTGCACCACCGCGGCTGATCACCACTACCTGTTCCCCGACGGCTTGGAAAATGCCATCGATGTCCAGGTAGAAAGCGTGCGCGAACTGGGCATGCGCGCCATGCTCACCCGCGGCTCCATGAGCCTGGGCGAAGCCGATGGCGGCCTGCCGCCGCAGCAGACCGTGCAACAAGGCCAAGTGATCCTCGATGACAGCCAGCGTCTGATCCGCGAATACCACGAACGTGGCGACGGCGCGCAGATCCAGATCGCCCTGGCGCCCTGCTCGCCCTTTTCGGTCACCCCGGAAATCATGCGCGCCAGCGCCGAACTGGCCGACCAGCTGGATGTGCGCCTGCACACCCACCTGGCAGAAACCCTCGACGAAGAAGACTTCTGCCTGCAGCGCTTCGGCCTGCGCACGGTGGACTACCTCGACAGCGTCGGCTGGCTCGGCCCGCGCACCTGGCTGGCCCATGGTATTCACTTCAACCCGGACGAGATTGCGCGCCTCGGTGCGGCCGGCACCGGTATCTGCCATTGCCCAAGTTCGAATATGCGCCTGGCATCAGGCATCTGCCCGACCCTGGACTTGCTCGCCGCCGGCGCGCCTATCGGCCTGGGGGTAGATGGTTCGGCCTCCAACGATGCCTCGAACATGATCCTCGAAGCACGCCAGGCCTTGTATATCCAACGCCTGCGTTACGGCGCGGAAAAGATCACCCCCAAAGGCGTGCTGGGCTGGGCCACCAAAGGCTCGGCGCAGTTGCTGGGGCGTACGGATATCGGCGAATTGGCCGTAGGCAAACAGGCCGACCTGGCGTTGTTCAAACTCGATGAGCTGCGCTTCTCCGGCAGCCACGATCCGCTTTCGGCACTGCTGCTGTGCGGCGCTGATCGTGCGGACCGAGTGATGATCGGCGGCAAGTGGCGGGTGATCGACGGGCAGGTCGAGGGTCTGGACTTGAAAGGTTTGATCGCCGATCACAGCCGGGCGGCGCGGGCCTTGATCGCAGGAACATAA
- a CDS encoding SDR family oxidoreductase encodes MSTPKTALIIGASRGLGLGLVKQLLQDGWDVTATVRDPSKADALKAVGPVQIEKLDMDDQQAVIALSQRLKERTFDLLFVNAGVKGPANQEPGHATLAEVGQLFFTNAVAPINLAQRFVGQIRKDSGVLAFMSSVLGSVTIPDGSDLALYKASKAALNSMTNSFITQLGDHKLTVLSLHPGWVKTDMGGENAHIDVDTSVRGLVDQVNAYTGKGGHHFVDYKGDTIAW; translated from the coding sequence ATGTCTACGCCAAAAACCGCACTGATCATCGGCGCCTCGCGCGGCCTGGGCCTTGGCCTGGTCAAGCAATTGCTCCAGGACGGCTGGGATGTCACCGCCACCGTGCGCGACCCCAGCAAGGCCGATGCCCTGAAAGCCGTGGGCCCGGTCCAGATCGAGAAACTTGACATGGACGATCAGCAAGCCGTGATCGCCCTGAGCCAGCGCCTCAAGGAGCGCACGTTCGACCTGCTGTTCGTGAATGCCGGCGTCAAGGGCCCGGCCAACCAGGAGCCGGGGCACGCCACCCTGGCGGAAGTCGGCCAGCTGTTCTTCACCAACGCCGTGGCACCGATCAACCTGGCCCAGCGTTTTGTCGGGCAGATCCGCAAAGACAGCGGCGTGCTGGCCTTCATGAGTTCGGTGCTGGGCAGCGTGACCATCCCCGACGGCTCCGACCTGGCGCTGTACAAGGCCAGCAAGGCCGCGCTCAACTCAATGACCAACAGCTTTATCACCCAGCTGGGTGACCACAAACTCACCGTGCTGTCGCTGCACCCGGGCTGGGTGAAGACCGATATGGGCGGCGAAAACGCGCACATTGATGTCGACACCAGCGTGCGCGGCCTGGTGGATCAGGTGAATGCCTACACCGGCAAGGGCGGCCATCATTTTGTCGACTACAAGGGCGACACCATCGCCTGGTAA
- a CDS encoding YigZ family protein, translating into MPFTLTGLCEFREEIRKSRFITLAVPITSAQDAQAFFEQHSDLNATHNCWAWKLADQYRSNDDGEPGGTAGRPILAAIEAQGFDQVAVLVIRWYGGIQLGTGGLARAYGGGANKCLQTAERVELISRVPLSCACGFAELNLLKLRVAELGGLVVEETFTANGVELQLALGEAHIDTLQIQLADLSRGRILLQR; encoded by the coding sequence ATGCCTTTCACGCTCACCGGTCTTTGCGAGTTTCGCGAAGAAATACGCAAAAGCCGCTTCATCACCCTCGCCGTACCAATCACCAGTGCGCAGGACGCCCAGGCGTTTTTCGAGCAACACAGTGATTTGAACGCTACGCATAACTGCTGGGCCTGGAAACTGGCCGATCAATACCGCAGCAATGACGACGGAGAACCCGGTGGCACCGCCGGGCGGCCGATCCTGGCGGCCATCGAGGCGCAGGGTTTCGATCAGGTCGCGGTGCTGGTGATTCGCTGGTACGGCGGCATCCAATTGGGCACTGGCGGCCTCGCCCGTGCGTATGGCGGCGGTGCGAATAAATGCCTGCAAACTGCCGAGCGCGTCGAGCTTATCAGCCGTGTTCCCTTGAGTTGTGCCTGCGGGTTCGCCGAGCTGAACCTGCTGAAACTGCGCGTCGCCGAACTGGGTGGGCTGGTGGTGGAAGAAACCTTCACTGCCAATGGCGTCGAGTTACAACTCGCCCTGGGCGAAGCGCACATCGACACCCTGCAAATTCAACTCGCCGACCTCAGCCGTGGGCGTATCCTGCTACAACGCTGA
- a CDS encoding TetR/AcrR family transcriptional regulator: MSLEVPAHSNPAGKPASRIRQKNEQAILQAAEDEFARHGYKGTSMNTIAASAGLPKANLHYYFTNKLGLYIAVLSNILELWDSTFNALTADDDPAVALTRYIRTKMEFSRRQPQASRIFAMEIISGGECLTEYFSQDYRAWFSGRAAVFQAWMDAGKMDPVDPVHLIFLLWGSTQHYADFATQICRVTGRTKLTKQDMEDAGTNLIHIILKGCGIKPAY; encoded by the coding sequence ATGAGCCTCGAAGTTCCTGCCCACAGCAACCCCGCCGGTAAACCCGCCAGCCGCATTCGGCAAAAGAACGAACAAGCGATTCTCCAGGCGGCTGAGGATGAGTTTGCGCGCCATGGCTACAAAGGCACCAGCATGAACACCATTGCAGCCAGTGCCGGGCTGCCGAAGGCGAACTTGCACTACTACTTCACCAATAAGCTGGGCCTGTATATCGCCGTTCTCAGCAATATCCTGGAATTGTGGGACAGCACCTTCAACGCCCTGACCGCCGATGATGACCCCGCTGTGGCGCTGACCCGCTACATTCGCACCAAGATGGAATTTTCCCGGCGCCAGCCCCAGGCCTCGCGCATCTTCGCCATGGAGATCATCAGCGGCGGCGAATGCCTTACCGAATATTTCAGTCAGGACTACCGCGCCTGGTTCAGCGGCCGGGCCGCCGTGTTCCAGGCCTGGATGGATGCCGGCAAGATGGACCCCGTCGACCCGGTACACCTGATCTTCCTGTTGTGGGGCAGCACCCAGCACTATGCCGACTTCGCCACCCAGATCTGCCGGGTCACCGGTCGCACCAAGCTGACCAAGCAGGATATGGAAGACGCCGGCACCAACCTGATCCACATTATTCTCAAGGGTTGCGGCATCAAGCCGGCCTACTGA
- a CDS encoding uracil-xanthine permease family protein has protein sequence MPPESSSPSDLIYGLNDRPKPVPALLAALQHVLAAFVGIITPPLIIGSTLGLTAHLPYLISMALMVSGVGTFIQARRPFGIGAGMICLQGTSFAFLGAVLSAGFLVKQRGGSPEDILAMIFGVCFFGAAVQIVLSRFIGQLRRVITPLVTGIVITLIGISLIKVGITDLGGGFNAPDFGAPINLALGLFVVLTIILLNRSNTPWVRLSAIIIGLAVGSLAAWFSGKLVPQALPDLPLISLPIPFRFGFNFDWSAFLPVALIYLISSIETVGDLTANCMIARQPISGPSYISRLKGGVLGDGVSCMIAATFSAFPNTTFAQNNGVIQLTGVASRYVGLYIGVVLLCLGLFPLIGAVLQQIPKPVLGGATLVMFGSVAAAGVRILAQAPLDRRSMLIIATSFGVGLGIAAQPNLLHLMPSLVQNLFDSAITSGGLTAIVLCLLLPETKATATAANHTSENDSLESL, from the coding sequence ATGCCACCAGAATCCTCCAGCCCCAGCGACCTGATCTACGGCCTCAACGACCGGCCCAAACCCGTGCCCGCGCTCTTGGCCGCCTTGCAACATGTACTGGCTGCCTTCGTTGGCATCATCACTCCGCCGCTGATTATCGGTTCCACCCTGGGCCTTACCGCTCACCTGCCCTACCTCATCAGCATGGCGCTGATGGTGTCCGGCGTAGGAACCTTCATCCAGGCACGCAGGCCGTTTGGCATCGGTGCCGGCATGATCTGCCTGCAAGGCACCAGCTTTGCGTTTCTCGGCGCGGTGTTGTCAGCCGGGTTCCTGGTGAAACAACGCGGCGGCAGCCCGGAAGACATCCTGGCGATGATCTTCGGCGTGTGTTTTTTCGGGGCAGCGGTGCAAATCGTGCTGAGCCGCTTCATCGGGCAACTGCGCCGCGTCATTACACCGCTGGTGACCGGCATTGTGATTACGCTGATCGGCATCAGCCTGATCAAAGTCGGCATCACTGACCTCGGCGGTGGTTTTAATGCACCGGACTTCGGCGCGCCCATCAACCTGGCGTTGGGCCTGTTCGTGGTGCTGACGATTATCCTGCTCAATCGCTCGAACACCCCATGGGTGCGCCTGTCGGCAATCATTATCGGCCTGGCCGTCGGCAGCCTTGCAGCGTGGTTCAGCGGCAAGCTGGTGCCCCAGGCCTTGCCCGACTTGCCTCTGATCAGCTTGCCGATCCCGTTTCGCTTTGGTTTCAACTTCGACTGGAGCGCTTTCCTACCGGTCGCGCTGATTTATCTGATCAGCAGTATCGAAACAGTGGGTGACCTGACAGCCAACTGCATGATCGCGCGCCAACCCATCAGCGGCCCTTCCTATATAAGCCGACTCAAGGGCGGTGTACTCGGCGATGGCGTCAGTTGCATGATCGCTGCAACCTTCAGCGCCTTCCCCAACACCACCTTTGCGCAGAACAACGGCGTTATCCAGCTGACCGGCGTAGCCAGTCGTTACGTCGGCTTATATATCGGCGTGGTGTTGTTGTGTCTCGGGTTGTTTCCGCTGATTGGCGCGGTGTTGCAGCAAATCCCCAAGCCGGTTTTGGGCGGCGCGACCCTGGTGATGTTCGGCAGCGTGGCCGCCGCCGGTGTGCGCATCCTCGCCCAGGCACCGCTGGACCGTCGCAGCATGTTGATCATCGCCACTTCGTTTGGCGTCGGCCTGGGCATCGCCGCCCAACCGAACCTGCTGCATTTGATGCCGAGCCTGGTGCAGAACCTGTTCGACTCGGCCATCACCAGCGGCGGCCTGACAGCCATTGTGTTGTGCCTGTTGTTGCCGGAAACCAAAGCGACCGCCACTGCCGCAAACCACACGTCGGAAAACGACAGCCTGGAATCGCTTTGA
- a CDS encoding LysR family transcriptional regulator, producing the protein MSSRRPDPLAQVSDFDIRLLRIFRSVVECGGFSAAETVLGIGRSAISQQMSDLEQRLGLRLCQRGRAGFSLTEEGREVYQSALQLLSALESFRTEVNGLHQHLRGELIIGLTDNLVTLPHMRITHALAQLKERGPDVQIQIRMIAPNEVEQGVLDGRLHVGVVPQASALSGLEYQPLYSERSLLYCAVGHPLFYADDKQLGDERIDSQDAIAPTFRLPAEIQAHYQALNCTASASDREGMAFLILTGRYIGYLPDHYASLWVQQGRLRALKSATRFYDLSLASVTRKGRRPHLVLESFLESLAATR; encoded by the coding sequence ATGAGCAGCCGTCGACCCGACCCCCTCGCCCAAGTCAGTGACTTCGATATCCGCCTGCTGCGCATCTTTCGCAGCGTGGTGGAGTGCGGCGGCTTCTCGGCGGCGGAAACCGTGCTCGGCATCGGTCGCTCGGCCATCAGCCAGCAGATGAGTGATCTGGAGCAGCGCCTCGGACTAAGGCTATGCCAGCGTGGCCGCGCCGGGTTCTCGCTGACCGAAGAAGGCCGCGAGGTCTACCAGTCGGCGCTGCAGCTATTAAGTGCCCTGGAAAGTTTTCGTACCGAGGTCAACGGCCTGCACCAGCACTTGCGCGGCGAGTTGATCATCGGCCTCACCGACAACCTGGTCACTCTGCCCCATATGCGCATCACCCACGCCCTGGCGCAGTTGAAGGAGCGTGGCCCGGATGTGCAGATCCAGATCCGCATGATCGCGCCCAATGAAGTCGAACAAGGCGTACTTGACGGCCGCCTGCATGTCGGTGTGGTGCCCCAGGCCAGCGCCCTCTCCGGCCTGGAGTACCAGCCGCTGTACAGCGAACGCTCGCTGCTCTATTGCGCGGTCGGCCACCCGCTGTTTTATGCCGACGACAAGCAACTGGGCGACGAGCGCATCGACAGCCAGGACGCCATCGCCCCGACCTTCCGCCTGCCCGCCGAGATCCAGGCCCACTACCAGGCACTCAACTGCACCGCGAGTGCTTCGGACCGCGAAGGCATGGCTTTCCTGATTCTTACCGGCCGCTATATCGGTTACCTGCCGGATCACTACGCGAGCCTGTGGGTGCAACAAGGCCGACTGCGTGCGCTGAAATCGGCTACGCGTTTTTACGATTTAAGCCTGGCATCGGTCACGCGTAAGGGGCGTCGCCCTCATTTGGTGCTGGAAAGTTTCCTGGAAAGCCTGGCTGCAACGCGCTAA
- a CDS encoding aspartate aminotransferase family protein — protein MNMPENAPSTLASQLKLDAHWMPYTANRNFQRDPRLIVGAEGSWLIDDKGRRVYDSLSGLWTCGAGHTRKEIQEAVAKQLGTLDYSPGFQYGHPLSFQLAEKITDLTPGNLNHVFFTDSGSECADTAVKMVRAYWRLKGQATKTKMIGRARGYHGVNIAGTSLGGVNGNRKIFGQGLMDVDHLPHTLLASNAFSRGMPEQGGIALADELLKLIELHDASNIAAVFVEPMAGSAGVLVPPQGYLKRLREICDQHNILLVFDEVITGFGRTGSMFGADSFGVTPDLMCIAKQVTNGAIPMGAVIASSEIYQTFMNQATPEYAVEFPHGYTYSAHPVACAAGLAALDLLQKENLVQSVAEVAPHFENALHGLKGSKNVIDIRNYGLAGAIQIAPRDGDAIVRPFEAGMALWKAGFYVRFGGDTLQFGPTFNSKPQDLDRLFDAVGEVLNKID, from the coding sequence ATGAACATGCCTGAAAACGCCCCTTCGACCCTGGCCAGCCAACTCAAGTTGGATGCGCACTGGATGCCCTACACCGCCAACCGAAACTTCCAGCGTGACCCGCGCCTGATCGTGGGCGCCGAAGGCAGCTGGCTGATCGATGACAAGGGGCGTCGGGTTTATGATTCGTTGTCGGGCCTGTGGACCTGCGGCGCCGGGCATACCCGCAAGGAAATCCAGGAAGCGGTGGCCAAACAATTGGGCACCCTGGACTACTCCCCAGGCTTCCAATACGGTCATCCGTTGTCCTTTCAACTGGCGGAAAAGATCACCGACCTGACCCCAGGTAACCTCAACCATGTGTTTTTCACCGACTCCGGTTCCGAGTGCGCCGATACGGCGGTGAAGATGGTGCGCGCCTACTGGCGCCTGAAGGGCCAGGCCACCAAGACCAAGATGATTGGTCGTGCCCGTGGTTACCACGGTGTGAACATTGCCGGTACCAGCCTGGGCGGTGTGAATGGCAACCGTAAGATTTTTGGTCAGGGCTTGATGGATGTTGATCATCTGCCGCACACCCTGCTGGCGAGCAATGCGTTCTCCCGTGGTATGCCGGAGCAGGGCGGTATTGCCTTGGCCGATGAGCTGCTCAAGCTGATCGAGCTGCATGACGCGTCGAACATTGCTGCGGTGTTTGTCGAACCTATGGCCGGTTCCGCGGGTGTACTGGTGCCGCCGCAGGGCTACCTCAAGCGTCTGCGGGAAATCTGCGACCAGCACAACATCCTGTTGGTGTTCGACGAAGTGATCACCGGCTTCGGCCGTACCGGCTCGATGTTCGGCGCCGACAGCTTTGGCGTGACCCCGGACCTGATGTGCATCGCCAAACAAGTCACCAACGGCGCAATCCCGATGGGTGCGGTGATTGCCAGCAGCGAGATCTACCAGACCTTCATGAACCAGGCGACGCCGGAGTACGCAGTGGAATTCCCCCACGGCTACACCTACTCGGCGCACCCGGTGGCGTGCGCGGCTGGCCTGGCGGCATTGGACTTGTTGCAGAAGGAAAACCTGGTGCAAAGCGTAGCCGAAGTCGCCCCGCACTTTGAGAATGCGCTGCACGGTTTGAAGGGCAGCAAGAACGTGATCGACATCCGTAACTATGGCCTGGCCGGTGCGATCCAGATTGCCCCCCGTGATGGTGATGCGATCGTGCGTCCATTCGAGGCGGGCATGGCCTTGTGGAAAGCCGGTTTCTACGTGCGCTTTGGCGGTGACACCCTGCAATTCGGGCCAACCTTCAACAGCAAGCCGCAGGACCTGGACCGCCTGTTCGACGCGGTTGGCGAAGTGCTGAACAAGATCGACTGA
- a CDS encoding CoA-acylating methylmalonate-semialdehyde dehydrogenase produces the protein MSVIQHLINGQMVSDSGRTADVYNPSTGQVIHQVPLASRETIQRAIDSAKAAFPAWRNTPAAKRAQVMFRFKQLLEQNEARISQLISEEHGKTLEDAAGELKRGIENVEYACSAPEILKGEYSRNVGPNIDAWSDFQPLGVVAGITPFNFPAMVPLWMYPLAIVCGNCFILKPSERDPSSTLLIAQLLQEAGLPKGVLSVVHGDKGAVDALIEAPEVKALSFVGSTPIAEYIYSEATKRGKRVQALGGAKNHAVLMPDADLDNAVSALMGAAYGSCGERCMAISVAVCVGDQVADALIAKLVPQIQALKIGAGTSCGLDMGPLVTGQARDKVSGYIEDGVAAGAELVVDGRGLSVAGHEQGFFLGGSLFDRVTPEMRIYKEEIFGPVLCVVRVSSLEAAMQLINDHEYGNGTCIFTRDGEAARLFCDEIEVGMVGVNVPLPVPVAYHSFGGWKRSLFGDLHAYGPDGVRFYTRRKAITQRWPQRASHEASQFAFPSL, from the coding sequence ATGAGCGTTATCCAGCATTTGATCAATGGCCAAATGGTCAGTGACAGCGGCCGTACTGCCGATGTGTACAACCCGTCGACCGGTCAGGTGATCCACCAGGTGCCGCTGGCCAGTCGCGAAACGATTCAACGCGCGATTGATTCGGCCAAGGCGGCATTTCCGGCCTGGCGCAATACGCCGGCGGCCAAGCGTGCCCAGGTGATGTTTCGTTTCAAGCAATTGCTGGAGCAGAACGAAGCACGTATCTCGCAGTTGATCAGCGAAGAGCACGGCAAGACGCTGGAAGACGCGGCGGGTGAACTCAAGCGCGGGATCGAGAACGTCGAATACGCGTGCTCGGCGCCGGAGATTCTCAAGGGCGAGTACAGCCGCAACGTGGGGCCGAACATTGATGCCTGGTCGGATTTCCAGCCGTTGGGCGTGGTGGCGGGGATCACCCCGTTCAACTTCCCGGCGATGGTGCCGCTGTGGATGTATCCGCTGGCGATTGTCTGCGGTAACTGTTTTATCCTGAAACCATCGGAGCGTGATCCCAGCTCGACGCTGTTGATTGCGCAATTGTTGCAGGAAGCTGGTCTGCCAAAAGGCGTGTTGAGCGTGGTACATGGTGACAAAGGCGCGGTGGATGCGCTGATCGAAGCGCCGGAAGTCAAAGCCTTGAGCTTCGTGGGCTCGACGCCGATTGCCGAGTACATCTATTCCGAAGCGACCAAGCGCGGCAAACGCGTGCAGGCGCTGGGTGGGGCGAAGAACCATGCGGTGCTGATGCCGGATGCCGACTTGGACAACGCCGTCAGTGCACTGATGGGGGCGGCCTATGGTTCCTGCGGTGAGCGTTGCATGGCGATCTCGGTGGCTGTGTGCGTAGGTGACCAGGTGGCGGATGCATTGATCGCCAAGCTGGTTCCGCAGATCCAGGCGCTGAAGATTGGTGCGGGCACGTCCTGCGGCCTGGATATGGGGCCGTTGGTAACGGGGCAGGCGCGGGATAAAGTCAGTGGCTATATCGAAGACGGTGTGGCGGCGGGCGCTGAGCTGGTGGTCGACGGTCGTGGCTTAAGTGTTGCCGGGCATGAACAGGGCTTCTTCCTGGGCGGCAGCCTGTTTGATCGCGTGACGCCTGAGATGCGCATCTATAAAGAAGAAATATTTGGGCCAGTGTTGTGTGTGGTTCGGGTGAGCAGCCTGGAAGCGGCGATGCAACTGATCAACGATCACGAGTACGGCAACGGCACCTGCATCTTCACGCGTGACGGTGAAGCAGCACGCCTGTTCTGTGATGAGATTGAAGTGGGTATGGTCGGCGTGAACGTTCCACTGCCGGTACCTGTGGCGTACCACAGCTTCGGCGGCTGGAAGCGCTCGCTGTTTGGTGACTTGCATGCCTATGGGCCGGATGGGGTGCGTTTTTACACCCGTCGCAAGGCGATCACCCAGCGTTGGCCGCAACGGGCCAGCCATGAAGCGTCGCAGTTTGCCTTCCCTAGTCTGTAA